In one Magallana gigas chromosome 9, xbMagGiga1.1, whole genome shotgun sequence genomic region, the following are encoded:
- the LOC105322008 gene encoding uncharacterized protein, translating to MVFNENLYMIGSTLLVLGYTCATVRGSDSFTYESNNKKTSEPACYGSTYTSFVSLSCPQPEVVYPLEVYVGAKPNSTGCLDFENDYTEHDKDLKEKCCRNINETTDCTGEYNGPNRTLIIETCMGLSLCKNIHVVWESTSNMSCSAEHHYKSTTNYAYLDYFCIKKSTIGTPVRNHRYQSRNSGMFYLTANDINSYKSGMLDRNVTCSLTASTNLSTIEVWIMDLRFRPESLQKVVIYDGSTGKQLGGSNHTRPFLQPISSSSSINITFETVRSSDEFLWLGFAANDAYIVIACDVSDGTQITGDVEPLSQEKKQNGYMVAGIAGGIGFLAVCVIIGFMVYRRIKANKTNRKVEDDRRNLPKNEDTPGMNNVSNNVKELQ from the exons ATGGTTTTCAACGAAAACCTATACATGATAGGATCTACTTTACTTGTGTTGGGATATACTTGTGCAACTGTAAGAG GCAGTGATTCATTCACATATGAAAGTAATAACAAGAAAACCTCGGAACCAGCATGCTACGGCTCTACTTACACAAGTTTTGTCAGTTTAAGTTGTCCACAGCCAGAGGTCGTGTATCCATTAGAAGTGTATGTTGGAGCGAAGCCTAATTCTACGGGATGTCTTGACTTCGAAAACGATTACACAGAACATGATAaggatttaaaagaaaagtgttGCAGAAATATAAACGAGACCACTGATTGCACTGGCGAATACAACGGCCCAAACAGGACACTAATTATTGAAACTTGCATGGGTCTTagcctttgtaaaaatatacacGTTGTATGGGAATCGACCAGCAATATGTCTTGCTCGGCTGAACATCACTATAAATCAACAACTAATTACGCATATCTAGATTATTTCTGCATAAAAA AATCCACAATAGGAACGCCAGTTCGAAATCACAGATATCAAAGCCGTAATTCCGGAATGTTTTATCTAACAGCCAACGATATTAACTCTTACAAGAGTGGCATGTTGGACCGAAATGTTACATGCAGTTTAACAGCGTCTACTAACCTTTCAACCATTGAGGTCTGGATTATGGACCTTCGATTCCGACCAGAATCCCTCCAGAAAGTGGTTATATATGATGGATCGACGGGAAAACAGTTAGGAGGGTCAAATCATACTCGGCCATTTTTGCAGCCGATTTCAAGTTCCTCCAGTATTAATATTACCTTCGAAACAGTCAGGAGCAGTGACGAGTTTCTTTGGCTCGGGTTTGCAG CAAATGATGCCTATATTGTGATTGCGTGTGACGTATCAGATGGGACGCAAATCACAGGCGATGTTGAACCACTCTCCCAGGAAAAAa AGCAGAATGGTTATATGGTAGCTGGCATAGCTGGAGGGATTGGGTTTCTAGCAGTCTGTGTTATAATTGGCTTTATGGTGTACAGAAGGATCAaagcaaacaaaacaaatagaaaA GTAGAAGATGACAGAAGAAACCTTCCAAAAAACGAAGACACTCCGGGAATGAACAATGTATCAAACAACGTTAAAGAGCTGCAATAG